From Trichoplusia ni isolate ovarian cell line Hi5 chromosome 20 unlocalized genomic scaffold, tn1 tig00002445_group19, whole genome shotgun sequence, the proteins below share one genomic window:
- the LOC113506625 gene encoding uncharacterized protein LOC113506625, producing MCTNINVTLPTVVSFLLLYSLRCGCIIILLWTLLRALFFLVWCMITAIETFLPRPPPLGAIYPEKPGLPTTDDNYFFAFVSYLIMIVTESFLTIFTIYLGMGLYYDSPGRIEQYLVCRFCTWLAEIVVLVVLCLTHNYLIGWYLVFLMIVILEFYAFIVVYSYYVDIVEEKAAKQDNRSTDPTTCCSC from the exons ATGTGTACTAACATCAACGTGACTTTGCCCACTGTGGTATcgtttttactattatattctTTAAGATGTGGATGTATAATCATTTTGTTATGGACTTTG CTTCGTGCGCTATTCTTCTTGGTATGGTGTATGATCACAGCCATAGAAACATTCTTGCCCCGGCCGCCGCCCCTCGGGGCAATCTACCCAGAGAAACCAGGGTTACCTACCACGGACGACAACTATTTCTTCGCGTTCGTCtcttatttaataatgattgtCACAGAAAGCTTTCTCACAATATTCACCATTTATTTAGGCATGGGATTGTATTAT gACTCGCCAGGGCGTATCGAACAGTATTTAGTATGCAGGTTTTGCACGTGGCTGGCCGAAATTGTTGTTCTAGTGGTGTTGTGTCTGACGCACAACTACCTCATTGGATGGTACTTGGTGTTTCTCATGATTGTCA TTTTGGAATTTTACGCGTTCATCGTTGTGTACAGTTACTATGTCGATATAGTGGAAGAGAAAGCAGCAAAGCAAGACAATCGATCGACAGACCCTACAACCTGTTGTTCGTGTTGA